From the Sphingobacteruim zhuxiongii genome, the window TAATCCAATGTGTTGTTTCGACTAGGGTAGAAACAATAAACAAAGCGATTGACGCAATGACAACGAAAATGAGTAGTATTTTGTACTCGGCTTTTAAGAAAGCCATGGCACCCTCTTGGATGCTCTTGGAAATAAATTGCATTCGGCTTTCCCCCGCATCTTGTTTCCCAACCCAACTTGCCTTCGAAAGCATGAACAGCAACCCCAATACAGCTAGCGCTGCTGGCAGATAAATTACAAATTGTTCCATATAAAGTCTATTTGGTTTACTTTAAAGGTATCATTTTTTTTATATCTAAAAAAATGCGTTTTAGTACATTTTTAAGTGATATATAGACAGTTATCAGATTGGGGTGATACGAATCTACTGTCTAAAAAACCGGCCAGCTATAAAGGTTGTCTTTCAAGAGAACTTGCTCTGAATCCAATAATTCGCGTAGGACTTCGAGTCTTGTTTCTTCCTTTCCAACGCTTAAACAATCAATTAGGTCATGAAGTGTTCTTGGGTTCGCAAGGAGTATTTGTTGAATTTCTTGGGTGATTTTGCTTCGCTCGTTGTCTCGAAATGCTCGCGTAACACATAGATCGCAGACACCGCAAGCCTCATTCGTTTGCTCCCCAAAATAGTGTTGTAAAGCGAGACTTCGGCACTCTTTGGTATCTAAATAATGGTAGATTGCCTTAACTTGCTCTTGTTTGAAAGCTTTACGAGCTTGAATAAACGGCATATCGATATATAGGTTTTTATAATCTACCCGAGGTTGGAGAAACTGCAACTGTGGTTTGTCAGTTTTCGCTAGGTAAGTTCCCATTTCATATTGCTGCATCATTTTGAGCATATGAATAACTTCGTCAACTGACTTTCCGATTTTTTTGGCCAGCTCAAATTCATTAATTGGTACAAAGTAATCAAATACCCCTCCATATACACGAAGAATTGCTTTGATCAGGTTGTCATAAGCGACACTACTCACCTGAAATTTGTAGAGTTCTTGGAAACCGACTTCAAATTTGAAGCGTGCAGGTATATAGACCGCATCCGAAAGACTTAGCCATTTATCACGTTCAAGAAACTTTAAAGCACTAATGGATTTCAACAATTCCAATTTGTATTTCTTAGAAAATTCAACGACATCAAAATCAAAGACCATCCCCTGTCCTGCTCCTAAAGCAATTTGAAAATAATTACATAAATAGTGATAGCACTGCTGTATAAAGGTAAAATCAGGAAAGCTTAGCTCTACATTTTCCCATAATTCATCGCGATCGGATTGCTGGTAAAGTAATACGGGATAGGCTTTCTTTTCGTCACGTCCAGCTCGTCCAGCTTCTTGATAATACGCTTCCAGTGAATCAGGAATATCGAGATGAATAACAAATCGAACGTCTGGTTTGTCTATTCCCATCCCGAAAGCATTGGTAGCGACGATTACTCGCGTTTTATTTTTTGTCCATGCCTCTTGTTTCTTCATTCGAGAGGACATTTCTAAACCGGCATGATAAAAATCTGCTGGGACACCATGGTTCAATAGATACCGTGCTACCTCTTGCGTTTCACGTCGATTGCGAACATATACAATTCCTGTCCCTCCCATCTTCTTGATAACGCGCAGCATCCGCCCCATTTTGTTTTCCTCATTGAAAACCATGTATCCTAAGTTTTCACGTCGAAAACTTTTCTTTAGAACGTTCTCCTCTTTGAATCCTAATTTCTCCTGAATATCGGACACTACTCTTGGAGTTGCTGTAGCCGTCAGTGCTAAAAAGGTAACATCTGGATGTAATTCACGAAGTTTCGTTAACTCTAAGTAAGATGGTCGGAAATCATATCCCCATTGCGAAATACAATGTGCTTCATCTATCGCGAATAAATTCACCTTCATATGGCGGATTCGTTCTTGAACTAAATCAGAATAGAGTCGCTCGGGAGCTAGATAGAGGAACTTAATATTTCCGAAAATACAGTTATCTAAGGCAATATCGACCTCCCGCTTAGACATTCCTGAGAAAATTGCAATGGCTGGGATATCACGCTTACGAAGGTTTTCAACTTGATCCTTCATTAATGCTATCAAAGGGCTGATGACTATACAAATCCCATCTTTCAATAAACTAGGAACCTGAAAACAAAGCGATTTCCCTCCGCCCGTAGGCATCAACGCAAGCGTATCTTTACCCAATAGCACGTCGTGAATAATCTCTTCCTGCAACGGACGAAATTTCTCATATCCCCAGTATTGTTTTAAGACAGAAAGACTTGTTTGTTCCATGTTTTATCCATCCCAAACATACGCAAAATTATCCTTCAAAATATAATAGGGCTGCGCTAGACCGTCTAATTCTGTCGTATATCGTCGGATTGAAGACCATGAGTTACTCCCATCAAATACCAATAAGCTTGTCCGATTATTGGATATTAATCGGGCATCATTTCTCAGAAGAATAAATTTTGCCTGTGATGTACAATGGCTATTACAAATTGCTAAAGTATGGCGCTCTCCTAATTTCAAACTATAGTTTCTATCCTTTGTCAGCTTACGGTATTTCACCTGTTTTAATCCTGCAAATTGGGAAACATCGCGATGCACATTGAATTTTAAATTAGGTTGATTAATCGTATCCGCTGATCCGAATAAAATGACCTCCCTCCTTTGAATGTATGCTATCGCATATTCTCGACCCATTTGATAAATTCTAAGTCCTTGATAGGTATTCAAAGCTTCATTTTTTTGATAGGAATTCATTCCAAGAATCAGTACCGCGAGCATGCTTGCAAATAGCATCCATTTGTTTTTAAAGCGCAGCGCTATCAGTAAAACCATTAACAAGAAATATATTGCGAAGGTCTCCTTCCAGTTTATTGATATACCTTTAATTGAAGAAAATGGTAACGATTCTATGTACTGCAGCGCCTTATGACTGTATAGTAATACGGATTGAATATTAGTTCCCAGAAAATGGTTGATACTATTAAACGGACTAAGGGATAGGAACATTCCAGCAATTAATATTAAGCTTGAAGGAATCGCCATTATTAGGTTACCAACGAGAAAATAAGTTGGAAATTGTTGAAAGTAATACGTTGCTAACGCAGTAGTACTGATTTGTGCACCCATACTCATGTAAACGATATCAAGTATCTCTTTTACTCCGCTATTAAACGAATAGTAAAATCGTTTGAAGATGGGCATTGTACTCATTATCCCGAAAACAGCGAGGTATGATAATTGAAATCCCATATCAAATAAATTCAACGGATTCGCAATTAGTAATATGAGTGCGGAACCCGCTAAGGAATTCATACCAATTAAATCTCTTCTTGCCCACAAAGCAATTAAGAATAGA encodes:
- a CDS encoding ComEC/Rec2 family competence protein, with translation MMSQFEFKLGIAKSPCFKLLIPFCLGIIIVYVNDVNQSELTHLFTFLLGLLPVLFLLNRKNQSPATSCYLFICFLFFGMQLTLNQLPQLNAEDLENNQVWLAILEEEPIEREKVIRFKLNLLGRIDRQKVKQLAQPVPVQGLLQKDSLLNQYGELGDTILIKGRITNISKMRNPNAFDYKAYLKSQGVQYQIWFRTNDYKIIANQAQRNFESIISNRRRLLYRRFHDYIPDQTYASLAAAITFGYRTEISSKLMETFSTTGTIHILSVSGMHVGILFGFLSLVLMPLRLIKHGRLIAIVLALLLIWLFALLCGLVPAVLRATVMFSLFLIALWARRDLIGMNSLAGSALILLIANPLNLFDMGFQLSYLAVFGIMSTMPIFKRFYYSFNSGVKEILDIVYMSMGAQISTTALATYYFQQFPTYFLVGNLIMAIPSSLILIAGMFLSLSPFNSINHFLGTNIQSVLLYSHKALQYIESLPFSSIKGISINWKETFAIYFLLMVLLIALRFKNKWMLFASMLAVLILGMNSYQKNEALNTYQGLRIYQMGREYAIAYIQRREVILFGSADTINQPNLKFNVHRDVSQFAGLKQVKYRKLTKDRNYSLKLGERHTLAICNSHCTSQAKFILLRNDARLISNNRTSLLVFDGSNSWSSIRRYTTELDGLAQPYYILKDNFAYVWDG
- a CDS encoding RecQ family ATP-dependent DNA helicase, which translates into the protein MEQTSLSVLKQYWGYEKFRPLQEEIIHDVLLGKDTLALMPTGGGKSLCFQVPSLLKDGICIVISPLIALMKDQVENLRKRDIPAIAIFSGMSKREVDIALDNCIFGNIKFLYLAPERLYSDLVQERIRHMKVNLFAIDEAHCISQWGYDFRPSYLELTKLRELHPDVTFLALTATATPRVVSDIQEKLGFKEENVLKKSFRRENLGYMVFNEENKMGRMLRVIKKMGGTGIVYVRNRRETQEVARYLLNHGVPADFYHAGLEMSSRMKKQEAWTKNKTRVIVATNAFGMGIDKPDVRFVIHLDIPDSLEAYYQEAGRAGRDEKKAYPVLLYQQSDRDELWENVELSFPDFTFIQQCYHYLCNYFQIALGAGQGMVFDFDVVEFSKKYKLELLKSISALKFLERDKWLSLSDAVYIPARFKFEVGFQELYKFQVSSVAYDNLIKAILRVYGGVFDYFVPINEFELAKKIGKSVDEVIHMLKMMQQYEMGTYLAKTDKPQLQFLQPRVDYKNLYIDMPFIQARKAFKQEQVKAIYHYLDTKECRSLALQHYFGEQTNEACGVCDLCVTRAFRDNERSKITQEIQQILLANPRTLHDLIDCLSVGKEETRLEVLRELLDSEQVLLKDNLYSWPVF